The Candidatus Cybelea sp. DNA segment CTTGAAGGTCGAGCCGGGTGGATAGAGACCGTCGAGCGCGCGATCGAGCAGCGGAGAACCGGCGTCACCGCGCAGCGAAGGAAACTCCCCGTCGAAGTCGTTGGGATCGTAGCTCGGTACGCTCGCAATCGCAAGCAGCGCACCCGTCTGCGGGTCGATCACGACGCCTGCCGCGCGCGAATAGCGCGTCAGCGAAGCAAAGAGCTGTGCTTGAACGGCGGGAACGATCGTCGTAATCACGTCGGCGCCGCGGGGCGGTGCAGTCGATCCCCGCAAGGTTGCGGCAAGCTCTTGCAGCTGCGCGATCGCGTCCCCGCTGGCGTCGGGGGGCGAGAGCGCGCGATCGAAGGCTGCCTCGATGCCGGAGGCACCGTAGCGCGTCGAATCGTAGCCGACGAGTGCGGCCAGCGACGCGCCCAGCGGGTATTCGCGGCGCCCGCCCGCGGTCTGCGCGAGGACCGTGCCGTCGCCGGCAAGGATTCGACCGCGGCCGGCGTCGAGCAGGGCATGACGCGGATTGTCGGCGCGCTGGGCGATTTTCGGCGCCGCGACCAACGCAATATAGATCTGGCGAATCGCTAAGACGATGAACAGGACGACGAAGAAGGCGGCCAAGTCGCGGATGGCGCGGTTGGTCATGCCTCGCGCAGCAGGGAGAAGCCGGCATCGGTTTTGACCGCCATGTGTGCTCGCGACGGCTGCGTCGCGACAAACGCGTTCACCAGCGCGTGCGCGACGCTCGGCGGAACCTTGCCCATCGAAAGCACCTCCTCGACGCCGAGTTCGTCGAGCAGCGGCGTCGCGACGTACGCGCAGTCGGGAATCGTCTCGAAGTGGCGCTCTTCGTACTGACCCTCATGCCACGGCCCGCGCTTACCGAACGCGGACGCGTGATGATCCCAGGCGCAGAGCTGCTTTTCTTTCCAAAGGAACTCGTTGCGCACGCAGAGCCGGCGGCACGCCGCGCAGGCAACGAGATCGCTCGGCGGCTGCGCGAGCCCATCGGCGACCGCCTCGGGGAGGTCTTCGAGGTTCAGAACGCTGCGCTCGTCGACTACCTGCGGGAAGGGAGTCTCCCAGTGCGTACGAGCCAATATCTCGACATCTCGAACCGAAGCGATGAACGCCCCCTCGTCTTCGGGCGGAAAGGTGCGATCGATCCAATCGAAGAGGCCCGAGAGGGGGATCCCCACATCTTGCAGCGCGCTGCCGACCGCGACGCCGCGCGGCGTCCAGGCGAGCGGCACGAGCCGAATCGTGATGATTTCTCCGCCGCGATCGCCTTTTTTCGTGGGTCGAAAGCTGCTCGTCGCGGCCATCGTGCTGGCGTTGCCGCCGAGAATGAAGACCCGCTCGTCCGGCGCGCCGTCTACGTCCGGATCGTCGTCAAGGCGCTGCGGTACTCTTGAAGGCTGCGCGGAGGGCCGGCCCGGCTTGCGAGCGCCTCCGCCAGCGCCCGCGCCGTATCTAAACTCGTCAAACACGCAATGCTCGCTTCGACCGCGGCCCTGCGAATCTTGTAGTCGTCGGTGATTTCTCTGGCACCCTTCGCGTCGTTGATCACCAAATCGACCGCGCGCGAGGCGATGATGTCGACCACGTGCGGCGACCCGTCGGCGATCTTGTTGACGCGCTCGCTCTCGATGCCGGCCGCTGCGAGCAGCGCGTGGGTACCGGGCGTGGCGACGAGGCGATGCCCTAGCTCGGCGTAGGCGCGCAGTACGGCCACCGATTCTTCCTTGCTCTCGTCGGCGATCGAGGCGAGGACGCGCGCACCGCTTCCCGGCAAGCGGATGCCGGCCGCGAGAAAACCCTTGCGCAGCGCGCCGCCGAAGCTTTCGTCGATCCCCAAGACCTCGCCGGTCGACTTCATCTCCGGCCCCAAGATTGTCTCGACGCCGCGCATCTTCGAAAACGAGAAGACCGGCACTTTCACGACGACATACGGAACGTGCGGCTGCAGGCCGACGCCGTACTCCATATCCCGCAGCCGCTCGCCCAGCGCGATTCGCGTCGCAGCGGCCACCAGATTGATGCCGGTCGCCTTCTGGATGATCGGAACCGTGCGGCTCGCGCGCGGATTCGCCTCGATGATGTAGAGCCCGCCGTCGTGTACGACGAACTGAATGTTGATCAGCCCGCGAATGCCGAGCTCTTGCGCGATCGCGTGCGTCACCTCCGCGATGCGGCGCTCCATCGCGGGCGTGGTTACTTGAACGGGATAGACGCTGATCGAGTCGCCCGAATGGACGCCGGCGCGTTCGATGTGCTCGAAGACTCCGGGAATCAGCGCATCCTCGCCGTCGAAGACGGCGTCGACCTCGACCTCGAGGCCGCGCAGGTACTTATCGACCAGCAGCGGTGCCTCGGGCAAGATCGGCGGCGCCGATTCCGCGTAGGCCGCCAACTGCGCTTCGTTGTACACGATCTCCATCGCGCGGCCGCCCAGCACGAACGAGGGGCGCACCAGGACGGGGAAGCCCAACTCGCGTGCAATCACGCGAGCCTCACGGAAGCTGCGCGCGGCCTTTCCCTGTGGGCGGGCGACGTCCAAACGCGAAAGCGCCGCGTCGAACTGTTCCCGGTTCTCCGCCATATCCAGCGACTTGCGATCGCTTCCGACGATCGTGACGCCGCGCCGGGTCAGCTCCCCGGCGAGGTTGATCGCCGTCTGTCCGCCAAACGCGAGCATGACTCCGCAGGCAGCGGTCGCGCGATACGCCGCCTCGACCTCATCGGCGCCGGGCGGCTCGAAGACCAGCGTGTCGGAGATGTCGAAGTCCGTCGACACCGTCTCCGGGTTGTTGTTGACGACGACCGGCGAGCGGCCCGCAGCCCGCAGCGCCCAAGCCGCGTGCACGCAGCTGTAGTCGAACTCGATGCCTTGCCCGATACGAATCGGCCCGCTTCCCACGACGACGACCGCCTGCGCCGGCGTGGGGCGCATCTCATCCTGCTCGCCGCGCGAGAGATAGTAGTAGGGCGACTTCGCCGGGAACTCGGCGGCGGCCGTGTCGACCATGCGAAACGCGCTCCCCTCACCGCTCGGGGATCCGAAGCTCGCGGTCGAGTATCCCGCCGCGAGCAGCGTTGCCGCGTCGCCGTTGCCCCCGCGCGCGCGTCGTTCGAGCTCGACGAGCTCCGCGAGCTCGTGCAGCCAGAATCGATCGATCGCCGAGAGTTCCACGATCCGCTCGATCGTCGCACCGCGTTCCGCACTGCGCGCGAGCAGTTCGCAGACGGCGAAGAGGCGCTCGTGGGTCGGCCGCGCGATGACCGCTTCGAGCTCGCCGTCGCTCCACTCGCGCAGCGGTCCGGTCAGCGTCTCACGGTTGAGATCGAGGCCGCGCACCGCTTTGAGCAGCGCCGCGCGAAAGGTCCGCCCGATCCCCATCGCCTCACCCGTCGACTTCATCTGCGTTCCAATCAGCGTGTCCGCGATCGGGAACTTGTCGAACGGCCAGCGCGGAATCTTGACGACGACGTAATCGAGCGTCGGTTCGTAGGCGGCCTTCGTTACGCCGGTGACCGGATTCTCGATTTGATCGAGGCGTTGCCCGAGCGCGATGCGCGTCGAGATCTTGGCGATCGGATAGCCCGTCGCTTTGGACGCGAGCGCCGAGCTACGCGAAACGCGCGGGTTTACTTCGATGATCGCGTACTCGCTGCTAGTGGGGTGGAGCGCAAACTGGATGTTGCAGCCGCCCTGCACGTCGAGGGCGCGGATGACGTTGATGCTGGCGGTGCGCAGCATTTGGTACTCGAGGTCCGAGAGCGTCTGCGAGGGAGCGACGACGATCGAATCTCCGGTGTGGACCCCGACGGGATCGATGTTCTCCATGTTGCAGACGACGATGCAGTTGTCGGCCGCGTCGCGCAACACTTCGTACTCGATCTCTTTCCAGCCCAGCAGCGACGTTTCGAGCAGGACCTGATGGATCAAGCTCGCCGAGAGCCCCGCGTCCAGCGTCGTGCGCAGCTCGGCCTCGTTCGAAACGATGCCGCCGCCCGTGCCCGCCAGCGTGTAGGCGGGACGCACGACCAGCGGATAGCCGGCGATCTCCGCAAAGCCGACGCCCGCTTCGATATCGGTGACGATCGCGCTCTCGGCGACGGGCTCGCCGATCTCTTGCATCTTGAGCTTGAAGCGCTCGCGATCTTCGGCGAGGCGGATCGTATCGATCGGCGTTCCGAGCAGCTCGATGCCGTAGCGCTGCAGGATGCCGGCTTCGTCGAGCTCGACGGCAAGGTTGAGGCCGGTCTGGCCGCCGAGCGTCGGGAGCAGCGCGTCGGGCCGCTCGCGCGCGACGATCTCTTCGACCGAGG contains these protein-coding regions:
- the carB gene encoding carbamoyl-phosphate synthase large subunit; this encodes MSRRNVMVIGSGPIVIGQAAEFDYAGVQACRALREEGHRVVLVNSNPATIMTDPEIADAVYLEPLTTASVEEIVARERPDALLPTLGGQTGLNLAVELDEAGILQRYGIELLGTPIDTIRLAEDRERFKLKMQEIGEPVAESAIVTDIEAGVGFAEIAGYPLVVRPAYTLAGTGGGIVSNEAELRTTLDAGLSASLIHQVLLETSLLGWKEIEYEVLRDAADNCIVVCNMENIDPVGVHTGDSIVVAPSQTLSDLEYQMLRTASINVIRALDVQGGCNIQFALHPTSSEYAIIEVNPRVSRSSALASKATGYPIAKISTRIALGQRLDQIENPVTGVTKAAYEPTLDYVVVKIPRWPFDKFPIADTLIGTQMKSTGEAMGIGRTFRAALLKAVRGLDLNRETLTGPLREWSDGELEAVIARPTHERLFAVCELLARSAERGATIERIVELSAIDRFWLHELAELVELERRARGGNGDAATLLAAGYSTASFGSPSGEGSAFRMVDTAAAEFPAKSPYYYLSRGEQDEMRPTPAQAVVVVGSGPIRIGQGIEFDYSCVHAAWALRAAGRSPVVVNNNPETVSTDFDISDTLVFEPPGADEVEAAYRATAACGVMLAFGGQTAINLAGELTRRGVTIVGSDRKSLDMAENREQFDAALSRLDVARPQGKAARSFREARVIARELGFPVLVRPSFVLGGRAMEIVYNEAQLAAYAESAPPILPEAPLLVDKYLRGLEVEVDAVFDGEDALIPGVFEHIERAGVHSGDSISVYPVQVTTPAMERRIAEVTHAIAQELGIRGLINIQFVVHDGGLYIIEANPRASRTVPIIQKATGINLVAAATRIALGERLRDMEYGVGLQPHVPYVVVKVPVFSFSKMRGVETILGPEMKSTGEVLGIDESFGGALRKGFLAAGIRLPGSGARVLASIADESKEESVAVLRAYAELGHRLVATPGTHALLAAAGIESERVNKIADGSPHVVDIIASRAVDLVINDAKGAREITDDYKIRRAAVEASIACLTSLDTARALAEALASRAGPPRSLQEYRSALTTIRT